The Actinomycetota bacterium genome window below encodes:
- a CDS encoding 4Fe-4S binding protein: MNEQAHEAAAGPGGLASRGRRGAGIDPLLRWRYYPRLFHWLFFAVTIVLTYFAFAPGQRGEGNLATEVVWRLWWPLLPFVLLVGGRIWCGVCPFGGVSDAASSLSKSRRTPPAWLRKAGPWLGVFSVFGFGMAFLALGLEADSGATGTILIGMVALPFMLALLYRGRTFCRYLCPVGFITRAYSYFSWLRPHGSPERNGTMAVCPVGQSPASLRQPSQCQMCGECTRGPEARGITTGFTAGSPRLPGTKEFGRPEAVLSLLMLGLMAADSVRMTQVFARYQHMALPYLGYNYRLTVAAGVTGLVGVILVLQLAIAWIASRKDSGKAFNAIGFSYLPLTLGVFLSLALQHLWSGALPSLQTVLVESRLIDWAGHMPPANVYFVSIPLKLMQFAMLGTGLYYSLSLARKDLSGGAIGRGAMVITAFAGFGFLFLLPMSGAC, translated from the coding sequence ATGAACGAACAGGCGCATGAAGCGGCGGCTGGCCCGGGTGGTCTGGCAAGCCGCGGCAGGCGCGGCGCGGGTATCGATCCGCTGTTGCGCTGGCGTTACTATCCCAGACTTTTCCACTGGCTGTTTTTTGCGGTCACTATAGTGCTGACTTACTTCGCTTTTGCCCCCGGGCAGCGGGGTGAGGGCAACCTGGCTACTGAAGTGGTCTGGCGGCTCTGGTGGCCGCTGTTGCCATTCGTGCTGCTCGTCGGCGGCAGGATCTGGTGCGGAGTGTGCCCCTTCGGTGGCGTTTCGGACGCCGCTTCCAGTCTGAGCAAAAGCCGCAGAACCCCACCCGCATGGTTGCGGAAGGCAGGTCCCTGGCTCGGCGTCTTCTCTGTGTTCGGGTTCGGCATGGCCTTCCTCGCCCTCGGGCTGGAAGCTGATTCTGGAGCTACCGGGACCATCCTCATCGGCATGGTGGCGCTGCCCTTCATGCTTGCACTTCTTTATCGTGGCAGGACGTTCTGCCGATACCTCTGTCCGGTAGGCTTTATCACCAGGGCTTATTCGTATTTTTCGTGGCTGCGGCCCCATGGCAGCCCCGAAAGGAACGGTACCATGGCGGTCTGTCCGGTGGGTCAATCGCCCGCCAGTCTCAGACAGCCCAGCCAGTGCCAGATGTGCGGGGAATGTACCAGGGGGCCGGAAGCCCGTGGGATTACCACAGGCTTCACCGCGGGGTCGCCACGTCTGCCCGGGACGAAAGAGTTCGGCAGGCCTGAAGCTGTCCTTTCTCTGCTGATGCTTGGCCTGATGGCTGCTGATTCGGTGAGGATGACCCAGGTCTTCGCCCGCTACCAGCACATGGCGCTGCCCTATCTCGGATACAACTACCGGCTGACCGTGGCCGCCGGCGTGACCGGACTCGTTGGAGTGATCCTGGTATTGCAGCTGGCGATTGCCTGGATCGCATCACGGAAAGATTCCGGCAAGGCTTTCAACGCGATCGGTTTCTCATACCTGCCGCTGACCCTCGGGGTTTTCCTCTCCCTCGCCTTGCAGCATCTGTGGTCGGGTGCGTTGCCTTCCCTGCAGACGGTGCTTGTTGAGTCACGACTCATCGACTGGGCGGGGCACATGCCGCCAGCCAACGTCTATTTTGTCAGCATTCCGCTGAAACTGATGCAGTTCGCGATGTTGGGCACGGGCCTGTATTATTCGCTGTCCCTTGCCAGGAAGGATCTCTCCGGCGGAGCCATCGGCCGCGGCGCAATGGTCATAACGGCCTTCGCCGGTTTTGGTTTCCTGTTTTTATTGCCCATGAGCGGAGCCTGTTAG
- a CDS encoding J domain-containing protein: MKDYYRILEVHPEASTEVIDRAYKALARKYHPDAYPPEQREWANLKMQEINEARDVLNDPERRAAYARYQKTEFWRLFWREGLSGLSRRWAGRS; the protein is encoded by the coding sequence TTGAAAGACTACTACCGAATCCTCGAAGTCCATCCGGAAGCATCCACGGAAGTGATCGACCGCGCCTACAAGGCGCTGGCCCGCAAGTATCATCCCGACGCCTATCCCCCGGAGCAGCGGGAATGGGCCAACCTGAAGATGCAGGAGATAAACGAGGCGCGCGACGTTCTCAACGATCCGGAGCGGCGAGCTGCCTACGCCCGCTATCAGAAGACCGAATTCTGGCGTTTGTTCTGGCGTGAGGGGCTTTCAGGCCTGTCACGCCGCTGGGCAGGCAGGAGTTAA
- a CDS encoding Rrf2 family transcriptional regulator, whose amino-acid sequence MQLTRQADYAIRALLHLSAAEPGNVVQTKEIASSEGIPEKYLPTIMRTLARAGLVRTLRGNQGGVLLARGPEDINLLEVIEAIEEPIMLNRCLRDEGECNRESFCPVHPVWDRIQQTLIDRLESTSFADLASEKMTFEAGSSKGWEFSDSQKTRITA is encoded by the coding sequence ATGCAACTCACAAGACAGGCAGACTATGCTATTCGCGCACTATTGCATCTGTCGGCCGCGGAGCCGGGCAATGTCGTTCAGACCAAGGAGATCGCCTCCAGCGAAGGGATTCCGGAGAAATACCTCCCCACGATCATGCGCACCCTGGCGCGCGCCGGACTCGTCCGGACGCTGCGCGGTAACCAGGGTGGTGTCCTGCTCGCCCGGGGACCTGAAGATATCAACCTGCTCGAGGTCATCGAGGCCATCGAAGAGCCGATCATGCTGAACCGCTGCCTTCGTGACGAAGGCGAATGCAACCGTGAGAGTTTTTGTCCGGTGCACCCTGTATGGGACCGCATTCAGCAGACGCTCATCGACCGTCTCGAGTCGACCTCATTCGCCGATTTGGCCTCGGAGAAAATGACTTTCGAGGCCGGGTCTTCCAAGGGCTGGGAATTCTCGGATTCCCAAAAGACGAGGATTACTGCATAA
- a CDS encoding glycosyltransferase — protein sequence MNTQIDTVERSDGLVGGLPRYGMAARFIVANIGALLFAAAGCLLASRWIGDLDDAITLPGAIILVAFVAIIPGYLNVFLLLSLLSYRQPKLQLDTSMPGVSILMAAYNEEDTLPETFRGLANQDYPGEVEIIVVDDGSSDETLNYLRSLRKPCLEVISIPHQGKAAALNAGLEAVSHRVLVTIDADTFLHPQALRRIVARLIQSPDTAAVAGTVLAKNSRASHFTRLQEWDYFLGIGAVKRQQSMYRGTLVAQGAFSAFRTGVVRSARGWPNRIGEDIVLTWALLGEGHQIVHEPTAIAFTRVPENFRSFFRQRQRWARGMIEALKSHLGIVWRRRRFASFFVALDLLFPPLDLVFTLVFLPGVVLACFGHFYIAGLMTLLVLPLTAFIVLIMLRYQKGVFELMGLRIRRNLLGFLAYFLFYQFIVSPICVVGYTRELLNLEKKW from the coding sequence ATGAATACTCAGATCGATACGGTTGAGCGTAGTGACGGGCTGGTCGGGGGGCTACCACGCTACGGGATGGCGGCGCGATTCATAGTCGCTAACATAGGTGCGCTGCTTTTCGCAGCCGCCGGTTGCCTGCTGGCGTCCCGCTGGATCGGCGACCTCGACGATGCCATCACTCTCCCAGGGGCCATCATCCTGGTGGCTTTCGTGGCCATCATCCCTGGATACCTTAATGTCTTCCTGCTGCTCAGCCTTTTGAGTTACCGGCAGCCAAAGCTGCAACTCGACACCAGTATGCCGGGCGTTTCCATCCTGATGGCAGCCTATAACGAAGAAGACACCCTGCCAGAGACCTTCCGCGGACTGGCCAACCAGGATTATCCCGGTGAAGTGGAAATCATCGTCGTCGACGACGGTTCCTCGGATGAGACGCTCAATTACCTGCGCTCCCTGAGGAAGCCTTGCCTGGAAGTAATATCCATCCCCCACCAGGGAAAAGCAGCGGCGCTCAACGCCGGCCTGGAAGCGGTGTCTCACCGGGTGCTGGTGACGATCGACGCCGACACCTTCCTGCATCCGCAGGCTCTCCGGCGGATCGTTGCGCGGCTGATCCAGAGTCCGGATACAGCTGCGGTAGCGGGGACAGTCCTGGCCAAGAATTCGAGAGCGTCACATTTCACGCGCCTGCAGGAATGGGACTACTTCCTGGGGATCGGCGCGGTCAAGCGCCAGCAGAGCATGTACCGGGGAACCCTGGTAGCCCAGGGCGCATTCAGCGCCTTCCGCACCGGCGTTGTCCGCTCGGCGCGGGGCTGGCCGAACCGCATCGGCGAAGATATAGTCCTGACCTGGGCGCTGCTGGGAGAAGGGCACCAGATCGTTCACGAACCGACGGCGATCGCATTCACCAGGGTGCCGGAGAACTTCCGCAGCTTCTTCCGCCAGCGGCAGCGCTGGGCCCGCGGGATGATCGAGGCGCTCAAGAGCCACCTCGGCATCGTCTGGCGGCGACGGCGCTTCGCCAGTTTCTTCGTTGCGCTGGACCTGCTCTTCCCGCCGCTTGACCTGGTATTCACGCTGGTATTCCTTCCCGGGGTGGTGCTGGCCTGTTTCGGCCATTTCTACATCGCCGGCCTGATGACCCTGCTGGTCCTGCCGCTGACCGCCTTTATCGTTCTGATCATGCTGCGATACCAGAAGGGGGTCTTCGAGTTGATGGGGCTGCGCATCCGCCGCAACCTCCTCGGTTTCCTGGCCTACTTCCTCTTCTACCAGTTCATCGTCTCGCCGATCTGCGTCGTCGGCTATACGCGCGAGCTGCTCAACCTCGAGAAGAAATGGTAG
- a CDS encoding adenosylcobalamin-dependent ribonucleoside-diphosphate reductase — MSDSAITAIRSRDGERVPFDSMRIERAIARAMTATGDRTGPSADEMTTQVVGQLESRFPGGNPDVEQIQDIVEEVLMTSPHKATARAYMAYRHRRAEIRAARHFLGVRDDLKLPLNALTVLKKRYLAKDEHGQVTESPGELFRRVARHIAAPEARYGDDPAIAEQRFYEVMASREFLPNSPTLMNAGTDLGLLSACFVLPVPDSIPGIFDSVKYMAIIHQAGGGTGFSFTHLRPKGDLVGTTHGVASGPVSFMGAFDSATDVVKQGGRRRGANMGTLRVDHPDILEFIGAKSGDSRLANFNISVAATDEFMEAVRVDGEYGLVNPRTGEPAGRLRALPVMEAIASAAWASGDPGMIFIDRINRVNPTPALGPMETTNPCGEQPLLPYESCNLGSIDLSKLVLQDSGIDWERLGTLVDIAVHFLDNVIDANRFPLAEIKVMTDGNRKIGLGVMGFAETLLRLGIRYDSAEALAKAEEIMKFIEERAVARSAEIARRRGSFPNFEGSLWQLRGYEAMRNATVTTIAPTGTISVISGTSSGIEPLFAISFIRDVMEGTQMLEVSADFERVARERGFYSEELMMEISRTGSVQCNEAVPEDVRKLFVTAMDIDAEWHVRMQAAFQKYVDNAVSKTVNLPREAGIDDVRRVFLLAWDLGCKGITVFRYGSRKQQVLYLGGTSEADLGDGGGHVRAGPEFAGGCPAVDCEI, encoded by the coding sequence ATGAGCGATAGCGCTATCACTGCGATTCGCAGCCGTGACGGTGAACGAGTGCCTTTCGACTCGATGCGCATAGAACGGGCGATCGCGCGGGCCATGACAGCCACCGGCGACCGCACCGGTCCTTCTGCGGATGAGATGACGACGCAAGTGGTGGGCCAGCTCGAATCACGGTTCCCCGGCGGCAATCCTGACGTGGAGCAGATCCAGGACATCGTCGAGGAAGTCCTGATGACCAGCCCGCACAAGGCGACAGCGCGGGCATATATGGCCTACAGGCACAGACGGGCCGAGATCCGCGCCGCCAGGCACTTCCTGGGTGTGCGGGATGACCTGAAGCTGCCTCTGAACGCCCTGACGGTGCTGAAAAAGAGGTACCTCGCCAAGGATGAGCATGGTCAGGTTACGGAATCCCCCGGGGAGCTGTTCCGGAGGGTAGCCCGGCATATCGCCGCCCCGGAAGCCCGGTATGGAGACGATCCGGCCATCGCGGAACAGCGGTTCTACGAGGTGATGGCCTCGCGCGAGTTCCTCCCAAACTCCCCCACCCTGATGAACGCCGGCACCGACCTGGGATTGCTGTCGGCCTGTTTCGTCCTGCCAGTCCCCGATTCCATTCCCGGGATCTTCGATTCCGTGAAATATATGGCCATCATCCACCAGGCGGGAGGCGGCACCGGCTTCTCGTTCACCCATCTGCGGCCGAAGGGCGACCTGGTGGGGACGACCCACGGTGTTGCCTCCGGTCCCGTCAGTTTCATGGGCGCCTTCGACAGCGCCACCGACGTGGTCAAACAGGGCGGACGGCGGCGCGGAGCCAACATGGGAACCCTTAGGGTGGACCATCCTGACATCCTCGAATTCATCGGCGCCAAGAGCGGCGACAGCAGGCTGGCGAATTTCAATATCTCGGTGGCAGCGACTGACGAGTTCATGGAAGCTGTGCGGGTAGATGGCGAATACGGCCTGGTGAATCCGCGGACGGGAGAACCAGCGGGCAGGCTGCGGGCGCTGCCGGTGATGGAGGCTATCGCTTCGGCCGCCTGGGCCTCAGGCGATCCGGGGATGATCTTTATCGACCGCATCAACAGGGTGAATCCGACACCTGCGCTGGGGCCGATGGAGACGACGAATCCCTGCGGCGAGCAGCCGCTGCTGCCATATGAGTCGTGCAACCTGGGCTCAATCGACCTGTCGAAGCTGGTTTTGCAGGACTCAGGTATCGACTGGGAACGGCTCGGCACCCTCGTCGATATCGCCGTCCACTTCCTCGACAACGTCATCGACGCCAACCGTTTTCCCCTGGCTGAGATAAAAGTGATGACCGACGGCAACCGCAAGATCGGCCTTGGCGTCATGGGCTTCGCCGAGACCCTGCTGCGTCTGGGGATCCGTTACGATTCCGCGGAGGCCCTGGCCAAGGCTGAGGAGATCATGAAGTTCATCGAGGAAAGAGCCGTTGCCAGGTCGGCCGAGATTGCCAGGCGGCGCGGGTCTTTTCCCAATTTCGAAGGCAGCCTCTGGCAGCTGCGGGGCTATGAGGCCATGCGCAACGCCACCGTGACCACCATCGCCCCGACAGGCACCATCAGTGTCATCTCGGGAACCAGCAGCGGCATCGAGCCTCTGTTCGCTATCTCCTTCATCCGGGATGTCATGGAAGGCACCCAGATGCTGGAGGTGAGCGCCGATTTCGAGCGGGTGGCGCGCGAGCGGGGATTCTATTCAGAAGAGCTGATGATGGAGATCTCGCGGACGGGAAGCGTGCAGTGCAACGAGGCCGTCCCCGAGGATGTGCGCAAACTGTTCGTTACCGCCATGGATATCGATGCCGAGTGGCACGTGCGCATGCAGGCTGCCTTCCAGAAATATGTGGACAACGCCGTCTCGAAAACGGTCAACCTGCCGCGGGAAGCGGGCATCGACGATGTGCGGCGCGTATTCCTGCTCGCCTGGGACCTGGGCTGTAAGGGTATAACTGTATTCCGCTATGGCAGCCGCAAACAGCAGGTCCTGTATCTCGGAGGCACCAGCGAAGCTGACCTCGGCGACGGCGGCGGACATGTGCGAGCCGGTCCGGAGTTCGCCGGCGGCTGCCCGGCAGTCGATTGCGAGATCTAG
- a CDS encoding metallopeptidase family protein encodes MDRARFEELVDEALQGLPEEFADRLDNISLIVADQATPEQLAKVGVRNPNNLLGLYEGVPLTDRPRAYAGALPDRISIFRLPIQAMSRTDDDIKNQVRKTVMHELGHYFGMSEDQLEDV; translated from the coding sequence ATGGATCGCGCGCGCTTCGAAGAGCTGGTCGACGAAGCCCTCCAAGGGCTGCCGGAAGAATTCGCCGACCGCCTCGACAATATCAGCCTCATCGTCGCGGACCAGGCGACCCCGGAACAGCTTGCCAAGGTCGGAGTCAGGAATCCCAATAACCTGCTCGGGCTCTATGAGGGCGTACCCCTCACCGACCGGCCCCGTGCTTACGCAGGCGCCCTGCCGGACCGCATCTCCATATTCAGGCTCCCCATCCAGGCGATGTCGCGCACCGATGATGATATAAAGAACCAGGTGCGCAAGACGGTCATGCACGAGCTGGGGCATTATTTCGGGATGAGCGAGGACCAGCTGGAAGACGTGTGA
- a CDS encoding DUF1801 domain-containing protein, with amino-acid sequence MTNRSAAKSTDEYIRDFPPEVQKVLEEMRALIKALAPDATETISYAIPTFDLNGKHLVHFAGFKKHIGFYPEPSAMEEFAEELKTYKSGKGSVQFPLSQPLPKDLIRRIIEFRIKENLSRA; translated from the coding sequence ATGACAAACAGGTCGGCTGCCAAGTCAACTGATGAATACATCAGGGACTTCCCGCCGGAAGTTCAGAAGGTTCTTGAAGAGATGCGCGCACTCATCAAGGCATTAGCGCCGGACGCGACAGAAACGATCAGCTACGCTATCCCCACATTCGACCTCAACGGAAAGCACCTGGTGCACTTCGCCGGATTCAAGAAACACATCGGCTTCTATCCCGAGCCGAGCGCGATGGAGGAGTTCGCGGAAGAGCTCAAGACTTACAAGAGCGGGAAGGGCTCGGTGCAGTTCCCTCTCAGCCAGCCGTTGCCCAAAGACCTTATTCGCCGGATAATCGAGTTTCGCATCAAGGAAAACCTGTCGCGCGCCTGA
- the thiM gene encoding hydroxyethylthiazole kinase: protein MAIDAETIELLGRIRQDSPLIHNITNFVVMNSSANILLAVGASPVMAHCQAEVEEMTSFAGALVLNIGTLQEDWVDSMILAGKTANAKGIPVILDPVGSGATKLRTDSIKKIMDECSISVLRGNCSEVLSLGSADVKTKGVDSSLSMSDPVVEAAKEMADENDCVIAISGEVDCITDGTRVFRVSNGQPIMTKVTGIGCGLSAVTGAFCAVADDDLALATAAAFGYYGLCGDLAVETSGKPASFEVAFIDCLYSTDSDEMQGKLKIEEV from the coding sequence ATGGCGATAGATGCGGAAACGATCGAACTTCTAGGCAGAATCAGGCAGGATTCCCCACTCATCCATAACATCACCAATTTTGTGGTCATGAACAGTTCCGCCAATATCCTGCTGGCCGTCGGGGCTTCTCCCGTCATGGCCCATTGCCAGGCCGAGGTCGAGGAGATGACCTCCTTCGCTGGAGCGCTGGTCCTCAATATCGGGACGCTACAGGAAGACTGGGTGGATTCGATGATTCTCGCCGGAAAGACTGCCAATGCCAAAGGCATACCGGTTATCCTTGATCCCGTCGGTTCTGGCGCCACGAAGCTGCGCACCGATTCGATAAAGAAGATAATGGATGAATGTTCCATATCCGTGCTACGTGGTAACTGCTCGGAGGTCCTCTCGCTCGGCTCCGCGGATGTAAAAACCAAAGGCGTAGACAGCTCCCTGTCCATGTCTGATCCGGTTGTTGAAGCCGCAAAGGAAATGGCAGATGAAAATGATTGTGTTATCGCGATCTCCGGAGAAGTGGATTGCATCACTGATGGAACCAGGGTCTTCCGTGTGAGTAACGGCCAGCCGATCATGACAAAGGTGACTGGCATCGGTTGTGGTCTGTCGGCAGTGACAGGCGCTTTTTGCGCTGTGGCGGATGACGACCTCGCCCTGGCGACGGCAGCAGCCTTCGGATATTACGGGCTTTGCGGTGACCTGGCAGTTGAAACAAGCGGCAAACCCGCAAGCTTCGAGGTCGCTTTTATAGACTGCCTGTATTCGACAGATAGCGATGAGATGCAGGGGAAACTAAAGATCGAAGAAGTCTGA
- a CDS encoding DUF4180 domain-containing protein: MNEDRRIVIAADSGISIKSINDISEAVGACFGAAGLIITEDELAPELFDLQSGLAGELFQKFTNYDLRLAIVVPDVGKYGERLIELASEHATHRTVRVFDTIDSAQKWMSGR; the protein is encoded by the coding sequence ATGAATGAAGATCGCAGGATCGTCATCGCTGCTGATTCTGGTATATCCATCAAGTCAATCAATGATATTTCAGAAGCAGTCGGAGCGTGTTTCGGTGCTGCCGGGCTCATTATTACCGAAGATGAACTGGCGCCGGAGTTATTCGATCTTCAAAGCGGTCTGGCTGGCGAATTATTTCAGAAGTTCACAAACTATGACTTACGTCTGGCGATCGTGGTACCTGATGTTGGAAAATATGGTGAGCGGTTGATCGAACTGGCCAGTGAACACGCAACACATAGAACTGTTCGTGTCTTCGATACAATAGACAGCGCGCAAAAATGGATGTCAGGTAGGTGA
- the arr gene encoding NAD(+)--rifampin ADP-ribosyltransferase: MASSDDLNGEVGTANPGPFVVSHPCPVCRGRGDTNGQVCPTCHGTGVERFYHGTKADLNIGDLIKPGHTANFGKLDRTTTYVYLTGTLDAATWGAELALGEGRGRIFIVEPVGTIEDDPNLTDKKFSGNPTKSFRSREPLRVIGEVVDWQGHSPEELKSMRDSLEQLRQQGVEPID; this comes from the coding sequence ATGGCTTCAAGTGACGATCTGAATGGTGAGGTGGGCACCGCCAACCCGGGTCCGTTCGTCGTGTCACACCCATGTCCGGTGTGTCGCGGGCGGGGCGATACCAACGGGCAGGTCTGTCCCACATGCCACGGGACCGGTGTGGAGCGGTTCTACCATGGTACTAAGGCGGACCTGAACATCGGAGACCTGATCAAGCCGGGCCACACAGCCAACTTCGGCAAACTTGATCGGACTACGACGTATGTCTACCTGACCGGCACGCTGGATGCAGCCACCTGGGGGGCGGAGCTGGCGCTCGGCGAGGGGCGAGGCAGGATCTTCATCGTTGAACCGGTCGGCACGATCGAGGACGATCCCAATCTGACGGACAAGAAATTTTCAGGCAATCCGACTAAGTCGTTTCGCTCCCGAGAGCCGCTGCGCGTTATCGGCGAGGTTGTGGACTGGCAGGGGCACTCCCCAGAGGAGCTGAAGTCCATGAGGGATAGCCTCGAGCAGCTCAGGCAACAAGGCGTCGAGCCAATCGACTGA
- the trpS gene encoding tryptophan--tRNA ligase: MPATPKEPSLPARERVFSGMRPTGRLHLGHLLGALPNWVRLQDDYDCFYCVADLHALTTRYDNVAGMKADGLEMVADWIAAGIDPERSVIFRQSEVKEHSELALLLGMLVPVSWLTRTPSYKEMVTELGERVATFGFLGYPVLQTADIILYKAGRVPVGEDQLSHLELAREIVRRFNGLYGPVFPEPKALLTQTPRLLGLDGRKMSKSYGNTIDIAEEPDSIRKKISSMFTDPARQRLKDPGHPDKCNVFSYHQFFEAPEAELDEIDTGCRAATIGCTECKGRLADRIMARLDPIREKREALLAEPGRMEAILEDGRARAQVVATEVLDETCKAIGIE; the protein is encoded by the coding sequence ATGCCTGCAACACCCAAGGAACCAAGCCTGCCAGCCCGTGAGCGAGTCTTCTCGGGAATGCGGCCCACCGGCCGCCTGCATCTCGGCCACCTCCTCGGCGCCCTTCCCAACTGGGTAAGACTGCAGGATGACTACGACTGCTTCTACTGCGTCGCTGATCTGCACGCGCTGACCACCCGCTATGACAATGTCGCCGGCATGAAGGCCGACGGCCTCGAGATGGTCGCCGACTGGATCGCCGCCGGCATCGACCCCGAGCGTAGCGTCATCTTCCGCCAGTCCGAGGTCAAGGAGCACAGCGAGCTGGCCCTGCTCCTGGGAATGCTCGTGCCGGTCAGCTGGCTAACCCGCACGCCTTCCTATAAGGAGATGGTCACCGAGCTGGGAGAGCGCGTCGCCACTTTCGGCTTCCTCGGCTATCCGGTGCTGCAGACCGCCGACATCATCCTCTACAAGGCCGGCCGCGTGCCCGTCGGCGAGGACCAGCTCTCGCATCTGGAGCTGGCCCGCGAGATAGTCAGGCGTTTCAACGGCCTCTACGGCCCGGTCTTCCCGGAACCCAAGGCGCTGCTCACCCAGACGCCGCGGCTGCTGGGGCTTGACGGGCGCAAGATGAGCAAGTCATACGGCAATACGATAGATATCGCCGAAGAGCCCGATTCCATCCGCAAGAAGATCTCTTCGATGTTCACAGACCCGGCGCGCCAGCGGCTCAAGGACCCCGGCCACCCGGATAAGTGCAACGTCTTCTCCTATCACCAGTTCTTCGAGGCGCCCGAGGCCGAGCTCGACGAGATCGACACCGGCTGCCGCGCCGCCACAATCGGCTGCACGGAATGCAAGGGCAGGCTGGCTGACCGCATCATGGCTCGGCTTGATCCCATCCGCGAGAAGCGCGAGGCGTTGCTTGCCGAGCCGGGCCGCATGGAGGCGATACTAGAGGACGGCCGCGCACGGGCGCAGGTCGTTGCTACGGAAGTGCTGGATGAAACATGCAAGGCAATCGGGATTGAGTGA
- a CDS encoding segregation/condensation protein A produces MSHEWDLEFLDLDLEVFQGPFDLLLTLILKEEISIFEVSLSDIVISYLERLEAEEELDLDAASEFLILMSALLEIKSAQLLPKPEELDLEELTPEEAREELVIRLITYKKFKEAAAFMRARHDVTRHWRYRSAPLPKIATNAAEQEVPHKYQPAKLTDALKVLLAEPPEIRTDHMTRVTANVWEQMKAIRLAVRHQAKVAFEDIVGDADRVTQAVTFFALLEMFNSGELEVEQEQLFGRILIYEAEKNKDNKLIA; encoded by the coding sequence ATGTCACACGAATGGGATCTCGAATTCCTCGACCTCGACCTTGAAGTATTTCAGGGCCCGTTCGACCTGCTGCTGACCCTCATCCTCAAGGAAGAGATCAGCATCTTCGAGGTGTCGCTCTCCGACATCGTCATATCTTACCTGGAGCGCCTGGAGGCCGAGGAGGAACTCGACCTCGACGCGGCCAGCGAGTTCCTGATCCTCATGAGTGCGCTGCTGGAGATCAAGTCGGCGCAGCTGCTGCCTAAACCCGAGGAACTGGACCTCGAGGAACTGACGCCGGAGGAGGCCCGCGAAGAGCTGGTCATCCGGCTCATCACCTACAAGAAGTTCAAGGAAGCAGCCGCGTTCATGCGCGCCCGCCACGACGTCACCCGCCACTGGCGCTACCGGTCGGCGCCGCTGCCGAAGATCGCGACCAATGCTGCCGAGCAGGAAGTGCCGCATAAATATCAGCCGGCGAAGCTGACCGACGCCCTCAAGGTGCTGCTGGCCGAGCCGCCGGAGATCCGCACCGACCATATGACCCGGGTGACAGCCAACGTCTGGGAGCAGATGAAGGCGATCCGCCTGGCTGTGCGCCATCAGGCCAAGGTGGCGTTCGAGGATATCGTCGGTGACGCTGACCGCGTCACCCAGGCGGTGACTTTCTTCGCCCTGCTGGAGATGTTCAACTCCGGCGAGCTCGAGGTGGAGCAGGAGCAGCTCTTCGGCCGCATTCTCATATACGAAGCTGAGAAGAACAAGGACAACAAGCTCATCGCCTGA